One genomic window of Microbacterium testaceum StLB037 includes the following:
- a CDS encoding biotin carboxyl carrier protein, protein MSLFSRLSRAGVAVGLGVSAVLVAGVVAAAPATADVSTPPPSTATPVPTATGAVAPVTVAPSATPSSSPAPTSEPLPTSAPLPTGDAAAAKTVTISGRVVFDKRTTTAQRAAVVVSATPAGGVPVPDAKVKYDAKAGTFRISDVPRGTYSVFSRMELADGWFAPTPYEIVVDATTKNVSDVTIDYSAARGGLATELLMFDESVLVRKLRVVATDVSTKAETELDLIGGGLGGVYNETILPTGTKVTVRAQYTDGRVVYYDGTAKGTSDPARAVAVSIGMWSFTRLTFDWAAAAAPKLASSTPTVSGTARVGRALTATTGVWARGATLTYQWSADGVAVRGATATSFTPGAAQKGKAITVTVTGKLAGYTSVSRTSKPTSAVAAGILTAPTPTIRGTARVGTTLTAVPGTWTSGTTLSYQWFANGTKIRGATSVSFTPTTAQRGAKLTVAVTGTKAGYASKTATSKATTAVAR, encoded by the coding sequence ATGTCGCTCTTCTCGAGACTGTCGCGCGCCGGCGTGGCGGTCGGTCTCGGCGTTTCCGCCGTTCTCGTGGCGGGGGTCGTCGCCGCCGCTCCCGCGACGGCCGATGTCTCGACACCCCCTCCCTCGACGGCGACTCCCGTCCCCACCGCCACCGGTGCGGTGGCACCGGTGACCGTCGCGCCGTCCGCCACCCCCTCTTCGTCACCCGCCCCGACCTCCGAGCCTCTCCCGACCTCCGCCCCCCTCCCGACGGGCGATGCAGCGGCGGCGAAGACCGTCACGATCTCGGGCCGTGTGGTCTTCGACAAGCGCACGACGACGGCGCAGCGGGCGGCGGTCGTCGTCTCCGCCACCCCGGCCGGAGGCGTGCCGGTTCCGGATGCCAAGGTGAAGTACGACGCGAAGGCGGGCACGTTCCGCATCTCGGACGTTCCGCGCGGGACGTACAGCGTCTTCAGCCGAATGGAGCTGGCGGACGGGTGGTTCGCGCCCACGCCCTACGAGATCGTCGTGGACGCGACGACCAAGAACGTCTCGGACGTCACGATCGACTACAGCGCCGCGCGCGGGGGCCTCGCGACGGAGCTGCTCATGTTCGACGAGTCCGTGCTCGTGAGGAAGCTGCGCGTCGTGGCGACCGATGTCTCCACGAAGGCGGAGACCGAGCTCGACCTCATCGGGGGTGGACTCGGCGGGGTCTACAACGAGACCATCCTCCCCACCGGCACGAAGGTCACCGTGCGCGCTCAATACACCGACGGCCGTGTCGTCTACTACGACGGGACCGCGAAGGGGACGAGTGATCCCGCTCGTGCGGTCGCCGTCTCGATCGGCATGTGGTCGTTCACCCGTCTGACCTTCGACTGGGCCGCAGCCGCGGCTCCGAAACTCGCCTCGTCGACGCCGACCGTCTCGGGCACCGCCCGCGTCGGACGCGCGTTGACGGCCACCACGGGGGTGTGGGCGAGAGGCGCGACGCTGACGTATCAGTGGTCCGCCGACGGCGTGGCGGTGCGGGGGGCCACCGCCACGTCGTTCACCCCGGGTGCCGCACAGAAGGGCAAGGCCATCACCGTGACGGTCACCGGGAAGCTCGCGGGCTACACGTCGGTGTCGAGGACGTCGAAGCCGACGTCGGCGGTGGCCGCCGGCATCCTGACCGCTCCCACCCCGACGATCCGCGGGACCGCGCGGGTCGGGACGACGCTGACCGCGGTCCCCGGGACGTGGACGAGCGGGACGACCCTCAGCTATCAGTGGTTCGCGAACGGGACGAAGATCCGCGGGGCGACGTCCGTGTCGTTCACGCCGACCACCGCGCAGCGCGGCGCGAAGCTCACCGTCGCGGTGACCGGGACGAAGGCCGGATACGCCTCGAAGACCGCGACGTCGAAAGCCACGACCGCGGTCGCACGTTAG
- the nucS gene encoding endonuclease NucS translates to MRLVIARCSVDYTGRLNAHLPLATRLLVHKGDGSLLVHSDGGSYKPLNWMSPPCSLTLEQPDEADVEDGVIERWRVTHAKTGDALLVRIHEVIHDTSHDLGIDPGLIKDGVEADLQRLLAEQVSVVGEGLTLVRREYPTAIGPVDLLLRDDNGGTVAIEVKRRGDIDGVEQLTRYLELLNRDPLLAPVTGVYAAQEIKPQARVLATDRGIRCLTLDYDEMKGIDSGAPRLF, encoded by the coding sequence GTGCGTCTCGTCATCGCCCGTTGCTCCGTCGATTACACCGGCCGTCTCAACGCGCATCTCCCCCTCGCCACCCGTCTGCTCGTGCACAAGGGGGATGGATCGCTGCTGGTCCACTCCGACGGCGGCTCGTACAAGCCGCTGAACTGGATGAGCCCGCCCTGCTCGCTCACCCTGGAGCAACCCGACGAGGCCGACGTCGAGGACGGCGTGATCGAGCGCTGGCGCGTCACGCACGCGAAGACCGGAGACGCTCTCCTCGTGCGGATCCACGAGGTCATCCACGACACGTCCCACGACCTGGGCATCGACCCCGGCCTCATCAAGGACGGCGTCGAGGCGGACCTCCAGCGCCTGCTCGCCGAGCAGGTGTCCGTCGTCGGCGAGGGGCTCACCCTCGTCCGACGCGAGTACCCCACCGCGATCGGCCCGGTCGACCTGCTGCTGCGCGACGACAACGGCGGCACCGTCGCGATCGAGGTCAAGCGCCGCGGCGACATCGACGGCGTCGAGCAGCTCACGCGCTACCTCGAGCTGCTGAACCGCGACCCCCTGCTCGCCCCCGTGACCGGTGTGTATGCCGCTCAGGAGATCAAGCCGCAAGCCCGCGTGCTCGCGACGGACCGCGGCATCCGGTGCCTCACCCTCGACTACGACGAGATGAAGGGCATCGATTCGGGGGCTCCGCGCCTGTTCTGA